A region from the Lycium barbarum isolate Lr01 chromosome 8, ASM1917538v2, whole genome shotgun sequence genome encodes:
- the LOC132607872 gene encoding uncharacterized protein LOC132607872, which translates to MASIWDNFDIEKISNARFKQDYISPVTEGDQLIVGIEEEYTSTEIEYWKNVVVCYVLGAHPPFSVLNGYIQRQWGKLGISKIAMLKNGIVLVRFDSVEGKNEVLQGGVYHFDNKPLIVKAWNPDMEKLGTLTWSSQERNYTQYPYGSNCQDWIFKYWNAKGLSKIGSLVGKPLMVDKNTEKKLGLNFAKLLVEVKIGSKLPDVIYFKNERGNIIEQQVTYDWKPYVCTICQNYGHSAEECRRNKAKIPQEKPTPVIPEEKSNEEVVTEQLDGRDKRKEQPDGRDKGGKC; encoded by the coding sequence ATGGCATCGATTTGGGACAACTTCGACATAGAAAAAATATCGAACGCTAGGTTTAAGCAGGATTACATAAGCCCAGTAACTGAAGGGGATCAACTAATTGTGGGGATTGAGGAAGAATATACTAGTACTGAAATTGAGTATTGGAAGAATGTAGTAGTGTGCTATGTTCTTGGAGCACATCCACCATTCTCGGTACTCAATGGCTACATTCAAAGGCAATGGGGGAAGCTGGGAATAAGTAAAATAGCCATGTTAAAAAATGGAATTGTACTGGTCAGGTTTGACAGTGTAGAAGGGAAAAATGAGGTGTTACAAGGTGGCGTTTATCATTTTGACAACAAACCATTGATTGTCAAAGCTTGGAACCCTGACATGGAGAAGCTTGGAACCCTGACATGGAGTTCTCAGGAGAGGAATTATACTCAGTACCCATATGGATCAAACTGCCAGGATTGGATTTTTAAGTACTGGAATGCAAAAGGGCTTAGTAAGATTGGAAGTCTTGTGGGTAAACCACTAATGGTTGATAAAAATACTGAGAAGAAGTTAGGTTTGAACTTTGCTAAGCTGCTAGTAGAAGTCAAAATTGGCAGCAAGTTACCAGATGTGATATATTTTAAGAATGAAAGGGGAAATATAATAGAGCAACAGGTTACATATGATTGGAAACCTTATGTATGTACTATCTGTCAAAATTATGGGCACTCAGCTGAAGAATGTAGGAGAAACAAAGCTAAAATACCACAAGAGAAGCCAACTCCTGTAATACCAGAGGAAAAATCAAATGAGGAAGTAGTGACAGAGCAGTTAGATGGAAGGGATAAAAGGAAAGAGCAGCCTGATGGGAGAGATAAGGGGGGGAAATGTTAA